One segment of Salvelinus alpinus chromosome 1, SLU_Salpinus.1, whole genome shotgun sequence DNA contains the following:
- the LOC139576059 gene encoding target of Myb1 membrane trafficking protein-like isoform X1 codes for MEFLTGNPFTTPVGQRIEYATSSSLQSEDWALNMDICDIINETEEGPRDAYKAIKKRIVGNKNFREVMLALIVLEACVKNCGHRFHVLVSTREFVEGVLVRSILPKNNPPLVLHDRVLSLIQAWADAFRSSPALTGVVSVYEDLRRKGLEFPMTELDGYSPIHTPNRTVPDNGPTVTVSAAPSSTRPVPISPQLPASQQSEQGPLTFTPYEVKKLKTDLGVVRGNLTVMSDMMSQLDPATAKHSDKELLQELYAACKDMQDKIMELVPRLSEEKLTEELLVANDEINATFTRYQRFQRLRATQQSPTYVNLIDLSAAIKPVVTAPTHSHLSRSTVDTVSSQMTGLSMREFDEFAQNRSISQTQPRLSERNEGVADSLAQAQNTRLQNTGTIPVSQTSVMDDIEKWLDVDEEDDMADSEGVTSEEFDRFLAERARAAERLPSLKASSRDNNNYSES; via the exons AATATGCAACCAGCTCCAGTCTGCAGTCGGAGGACTGGGCCCTCAACATGGACATCTGTGACATCATCAACGAGACAGAGGAGGG GCctagagatgcatacaaagcaaTAAAGAAGAGGATTGTTGGAAACAAGAACTTCAGAGAGGTCATGCTGGCATTGATT GTACTGGAAGCGTGTGTGAAGAACTGTGGCCACAGGTTCCATGTGCTAGTCTCAACCAGGGAGTTTGTTGAGGGGGTTCTGGTCAGGTCCATCTTACCCAAGAACAATCCCCCTCTGGTCCTGCATGACAGAGTGCTCAGCCTTATACAG GCATGGGCAGACGCATTCCGCAGCTCACCAGCTCTGACGGGCGTGGTCTCTGTGTACGAGGACCTGAGACGGAAAGGACTGGAGTTTCCCATGACTGAACTGGACGGATACTCCCCCATTCACACTCCAAATAGG ACTGTGCCTGATAACGGGCCTACTGTCACTGTATCTGCTGCACCCTCATCCACCAGGCCTGTCCCCATATCACCACAGCTTCCTGCATCCCAACAGAGCGAGCAGGGACCCCTCACCTTCACACCTTATGAG GTTAAAAAGTTGAAGACCGACCTGGGAGTGGTTCGAGGTAACCTGACCGTGATGTCAGATATGATGTCTCAACTGGATCCAGCAACAGCTAAGCATTCAGACAAGGAGCTGCTTCAG gAGTTGTATGCAGCATGTAAAGACATGCAAGATAAGATAATGGAGCTGGTCCCAAGACTCAGTGAGGAGAAACTGACCGAGGAGCTGCTGGTTGCCAATGATGAAATCAATGCCACATTCACTCGCTACCAGAG GTTTCAGAGACTAAGAGCTACACAGCAG AGCCCGACCTACGTCAACCTTATTGACCTCAGTGCAGCAATCAAGCCTGTTGTTACAGCTCCCACCCACAGCCATCTCAGCCGATCAACAGTGGACACAGTGTCTAGTCAGATGACAGGACTCA GTATGAGGGAATTCGATGAATTTGCACAGAACAGGAGCATCTCACAGACACAACCGAGACTGAG TGAGCGGAATGAAGGTGTTGCCGACAGTCTGGCTCAAGCACAGAACACCAGATTACAGAACACTGGAACG ATCCCTGTGAGTCAGACGTCTGTGATGGATGACATTGAGAAGTGGCTGGATGTGGACGAG GAGGACGACATGGCTGATTCAGAGGGTGTGACAAGTGAGG AGTTTGACAGGTTTCTGGCAGAAAGGGCGAGAGCAGCGGAGCGACTCCCGTCCCTGAAAGCTTCTTCTCGTGACAACAACAACTACTCCGAGTCATAG
- the LOC139576059 gene encoding target of Myb1 membrane trafficking protein-like isoform X3, protein MEFLTGNPFTTPVGQRIEYATSSSLQSEDWALNMDICDIINETEEGPRDAYKAIKKRIVGNKNFREVMLALIVLEACVKNCGHRFHVLVSTREFVEGVLVRSILPKNNPPLVLHDRVLSLIQAWADAFRSSPALTGVVSVYEDLRRKGLEFPMTELDGYSPIHTPNRVKKLKTDLGVVRGNLTVMSDMMSQLDPATAKHSDKELLQELYAACKDMQDKIMELVPRLSEEKLTEELLVANDEINATFTRYQRFQRLRATQQSPTYVNLIDLSAAIKPVVTAPTHSHLSRSTVDTVSSQMTGLSMREFDEFAQNRSISQTQPRLSERNEGVADSLAQAQNTRLQNTGTIPVSQTSVMDDIEKWLDVDEEDDMADSEGVTSEEFDRFLAERARAAERLPSLKASSRDNNNYSES, encoded by the exons AATATGCAACCAGCTCCAGTCTGCAGTCGGAGGACTGGGCCCTCAACATGGACATCTGTGACATCATCAACGAGACAGAGGAGGG GCctagagatgcatacaaagcaaTAAAGAAGAGGATTGTTGGAAACAAGAACTTCAGAGAGGTCATGCTGGCATTGATT GTACTGGAAGCGTGTGTGAAGAACTGTGGCCACAGGTTCCATGTGCTAGTCTCAACCAGGGAGTTTGTTGAGGGGGTTCTGGTCAGGTCCATCTTACCCAAGAACAATCCCCCTCTGGTCCTGCATGACAGAGTGCTCAGCCTTATACAG GCATGGGCAGACGCATTCCGCAGCTCACCAGCTCTGACGGGCGTGGTCTCTGTGTACGAGGACCTGAGACGGAAAGGACTGGAGTTTCCCATGACTGAACTGGACGGATACTCCCCCATTCACACTCCAAATAGG GTTAAAAAGTTGAAGACCGACCTGGGAGTGGTTCGAGGTAACCTGACCGTGATGTCAGATATGATGTCTCAACTGGATCCAGCAACAGCTAAGCATTCAGACAAGGAGCTGCTTCAG gAGTTGTATGCAGCATGTAAAGACATGCAAGATAAGATAATGGAGCTGGTCCCAAGACTCAGTGAGGAGAAACTGACCGAGGAGCTGCTGGTTGCCAATGATGAAATCAATGCCACATTCACTCGCTACCAGAG GTTTCAGAGACTAAGAGCTACACAGCAG AGCCCGACCTACGTCAACCTTATTGACCTCAGTGCAGCAATCAAGCCTGTTGTTACAGCTCCCACCCACAGCCATCTCAGCCGATCAACAGTGGACACAGTGTCTAGTCAGATGACAGGACTCA GTATGAGGGAATTCGATGAATTTGCACAGAACAGGAGCATCTCACAGACACAACCGAGACTGAG TGAGCGGAATGAAGGTGTTGCCGACAGTCTGGCTCAAGCACAGAACACCAGATTACAGAACACTGGAACG ATCCCTGTGAGTCAGACGTCTGTGATGGATGACATTGAGAAGTGGCTGGATGTGGACGAG GAGGACGACATGGCTGATTCAGAGGGTGTGACAAGTGAGG AGTTTGACAGGTTTCTGGCAGAAAGGGCGAGAGCAGCGGAGCGACTCCCGTCCCTGAAAGCTTCTTCTCGTGACAACAACAACTACTCCGAGTCATAG
- the LOC139576077 gene encoding DNA replication licensing factor mcm5-like: MSGFDDPGVYYSDSFGGGDGLGDEGGVKRSQIKKRFREFLRQFRVGTDRTGFTYKYRDALKRHYTLGEYWVEVEMEDLASFDEDLSDCLYKVPSENLPLLEEAAQEVADEVTRPRPLGEDTVQEIQVMLKSDAHPASIRNLKSEQVSRLVKVPGIVISATAVRAKATRVCLQCRGCRSVISNISLPPGLQGYALPRKCNTEQAGRVRCPIDPYFIIPDRCVCVDFQTLRLQESPDAVPHGEMPRHLQLYCDRYLCDRVVPGNRVTIMGIYSIKKVAQTKGKGRDKSAGVGIRSSYLRVVGIQQDTEGAGRGATGSVSPQEEEELRALASSPDVYGSLARSLAPSIYGSDDLKKAIACLLFGGSRKRLPDGLTRRGDINLLMLGDPGTAKSQLLKFVERCSPIGVYTSGKGSSAAGLTASVLRDPVTRGFIMEGGAMVLADGGVVCIDEFDKMREDDRVAIHEAMEQQTISIAKAGITTTLNSRCSVLAAANSVFGRWDDTKGEDNIDFMPTILSRFDMIFIIKDIHDHQRDMTLARHVMNVHLSAHTQTEGVEGEITLATLKKYIAYARTKCGPRLSAAAAEKLKNRYVVMRSGAREHERESDRRASIPITVRQLEAVVRISESLAKMKLQAVAGEEEVDEALRLFQVSTLDAALSGSLSGVEGFTTQEDQEMISRVEKQLKRRFAIGSQVSEHSIVQDFTKQKYPEQAIYKVLHLMMRRGELQHRMQRKVLYRVK; this comes from the exons ATGTCTGGTTTCGACGACCCGGGAGTTTATTACAGTGACAGCTTCGGCGGTGGAGATGGACTAGGGGATGAAGGTGGAGTTAAACGGAGCCAGATCAAGAAACGATTCCGTGAATTTCTTCGGCAGTTCAGAGTTGGGACCGATCGCACCGGTTTCACCTATAAATACAG AGATGCCCTTAAGCGACACTACACTCTGGgggagtactgggtggaggtggagatggaagACCTGGCCAGCTTTGACGAGGACCTGTCAGACTGCCTGTACAAGGTGCCCTCTGAGAACCTGCCGCTG CTGGAGGAGGCTGCCCAGGAGGTGGCTGATGAGGTGACCCGTCCCAGGCCCCTGGGAGAGGACACAGTGCAGGAAATCCAGGTCATGTTAAAGAGTGACGCCCATCCTGCCTCCATCCGCAACCTCAAG tCAGAGCAGGTGTCCAGGCTGGTGAAGGTCCCTGGGATCGTCATCTCTGCCACGGCTGTGAGGGCCAAGGCCACCAGGGTGTGTTTGCAGTGTCGTGGCTGTCGCTCTGTCATCAGTAACATCTCCCTGCCACCAGGCCTGCAGGGCTACGCTCTTCCCCGAAAGTGCAACAC TGAGCAGGCAGGCAGGGTGAGGTGTCCTATAGATCCCTACTTCATAATTCCAGACCGTTGTGTCTGTGTGGACTTCCAGACCCTCCGTCTGCAGGAGTCTCCAGATGCTGTGCCACACGGAGAGATGCCCCGCCACCTGCAGCTCTACTGTGACAG GTACCTGTGTGACCGTGTGGTCCCTGGGAACAGAGTGACCATCATGGGGATCTACTCCATCAAGAAGGTGGCCCAAACTAAGGGCAAGGGTAGAGATAAAAGTGCAGGCGTGGGCATCCGCTCCTCCTACCTCCGTGTGGTGGGCATTCAGCAGGACACAGAGGGAGCAG GTCGCGGGGCCACGGGGTCAGTCTCCCctcaggaagaggaggagctgaGAGCGTTGGCCTCCTCCCCCGACGTCTACGGCTCCCTCGCCCGTTCCCTCGCTCCTTCCATCTATGGCAGTGATGACCTGAAAAAGGCCATCGCCTGCCTGCTGTTCGGCGGCTCCAGGAAGAG GCTGCCTGACGGGCTGACACGTAGAGGAGACATCAACTTGCTAATGCTGGGAGACCCCGGTACTGCTAAGTCTCAGCTGCTCAAGTTTGTGGAGAGGTGCTCTCCCATTGGG GTGTATACCTCAGGTAAAGGCAGCAGTGCTGCTGGTCTGACAGCCTCTGTACTGAGGGACCCCGTCACCCGTGGCTTCATCATGGAGGGAGGAGCCATGGTACTGGCTGACGGTGGGGTGGTGTGCATCGATGAGTTTGACAAA ATGAGAGAGGATGACCGAGTAGCCATCCATGAAGCCATGGAGCAACAGACTATCTCCATTGCCAAGGCTGGCATTACCACCACCCTGAACTCCCGCTGCTCGGTGCTGGCCGCTGCTAACTCTGTGTTTGGCCGTTGGGACGACACCAAGGGAGAGGACAACATCGACTTCATGCCTACCATCTTGTCCCGTTTTGACATGATCTTTATCATCAAGGACATCCACGACCATCAGAGAGACATG ACTCTGGCCCGCCACGTGATGAACGTCCATCTCAGTGCTCATACTCAGACTGAGGGTGTGGAGGGAGAGATCACACTGGCCACACTGAAGAAGTATATTGCCTATGCCAGAAC AAAATGCGGCCCACGTCTCTCTGCGGCGGCAGCTGAAAAGCTGAAGAACAGATATGTGGTGATGAGGAGTGGAGCGAGGGAACATGAGAGGGAGAGCGACAGGAGAGCCTCCATCCCCATCACTGTCAG GCAGCTGGAGGCTGTGGTGCGCATCTCTGAGtccctggccaagatgaagctgCAGGCtgtggctggagaggaggaggtggacgaGGCCTTGCGGCTCTTCCAGGTGTCCACACTGGACGCTGCGCTGTCCGGCAGCCTCTCGGGTGTGGAGGGCTTCACCACTCAGGAGGACCAGGAGATGATTTCCCGTGTTGAGAAGCAGCTGAAGAGGCGCTTTGCCATTGGCTCCCAGGTGTCCGAGCACAGCATTGTCCAGGACTTCACCAAGCAG AAGTATCCAGAGCAGGCCATCTACAAGGTTCTTCACCTGATGATGAGGAGGGGAGAGCTGCAGCACCGCATGCAGAGGAAGGTGCTCTACAGAGTCAAGTAG
- the LOC139576059 gene encoding target of Myb1 membrane trafficking protein-like isoform X2, whose protein sequence is MDICDIINETEEGPRDAYKAIKKRIVGNKNFREVMLALIVLEACVKNCGHRFHVLVSTREFVEGVLVRSILPKNNPPLVLHDRVLSLIQAWADAFRSSPALTGVVSVYEDLRRKGLEFPMTELDGYSPIHTPNRTVPDNGPTVTVSAAPSSTRPVPISPQLPASQQSEQGPLTFTPYEVKKLKTDLGVVRGNLTVMSDMMSQLDPATAKHSDKELLQELYAACKDMQDKIMELVPRLSEEKLTEELLVANDEINATFTRYQRFQRLRATQQSPTYVNLIDLSAAIKPVVTAPTHSHLSRSTVDTVSSQMTGLSMREFDEFAQNRSISQTQPRLSERNEGVADSLAQAQNTRLQNTGTIPVSQTSVMDDIEKWLDVDEEDDMADSEGVTSEEFDRFLAERARAAERLPSLKASSRDNNNYSES, encoded by the exons ATGGACATCTGTGACATCATCAACGAGACAGAGGAGGG GCctagagatgcatacaaagcaaTAAAGAAGAGGATTGTTGGAAACAAGAACTTCAGAGAGGTCATGCTGGCATTGATT GTACTGGAAGCGTGTGTGAAGAACTGTGGCCACAGGTTCCATGTGCTAGTCTCAACCAGGGAGTTTGTTGAGGGGGTTCTGGTCAGGTCCATCTTACCCAAGAACAATCCCCCTCTGGTCCTGCATGACAGAGTGCTCAGCCTTATACAG GCATGGGCAGACGCATTCCGCAGCTCACCAGCTCTGACGGGCGTGGTCTCTGTGTACGAGGACCTGAGACGGAAAGGACTGGAGTTTCCCATGACTGAACTGGACGGATACTCCCCCATTCACACTCCAAATAGG ACTGTGCCTGATAACGGGCCTACTGTCACTGTATCTGCTGCACCCTCATCCACCAGGCCTGTCCCCATATCACCACAGCTTCCTGCATCCCAACAGAGCGAGCAGGGACCCCTCACCTTCACACCTTATGAG GTTAAAAAGTTGAAGACCGACCTGGGAGTGGTTCGAGGTAACCTGACCGTGATGTCAGATATGATGTCTCAACTGGATCCAGCAACAGCTAAGCATTCAGACAAGGAGCTGCTTCAG gAGTTGTATGCAGCATGTAAAGACATGCAAGATAAGATAATGGAGCTGGTCCCAAGACTCAGTGAGGAGAAACTGACCGAGGAGCTGCTGGTTGCCAATGATGAAATCAATGCCACATTCACTCGCTACCAGAG GTTTCAGAGACTAAGAGCTACACAGCAG AGCCCGACCTACGTCAACCTTATTGACCTCAGTGCAGCAATCAAGCCTGTTGTTACAGCTCCCACCCACAGCCATCTCAGCCGATCAACAGTGGACACAGTGTCTAGTCAGATGACAGGACTCA GTATGAGGGAATTCGATGAATTTGCACAGAACAGGAGCATCTCACAGACACAACCGAGACTGAG TGAGCGGAATGAAGGTGTTGCCGACAGTCTGGCTCAAGCACAGAACACCAGATTACAGAACACTGGAACG ATCCCTGTGAGTCAGACGTCTGTGATGGATGACATTGAGAAGTGGCTGGATGTGGACGAG GAGGACGACATGGCTGATTCAGAGGGTGTGACAAGTGAGG AGTTTGACAGGTTTCTGGCAGAAAGGGCGAGAGCAGCGGAGCGACTCCCGTCCCTGAAAGCTTCTTCTCGTGACAACAACAACTACTCCGAGTCATAG